The Pseudoxanthomonas sp. CF385 region CATCTCGCGATCGCCGCTGCCGTCGTCGCTGTTGGCGCGGAAGGTGGCGACCTCGATGATCTCGCGCCCGAACACCACGTGCGCCAGGCGGAAGCGGCGGCCGATCAGGCGGCAGTTGCGGAACTGCTGGCGCACCTGCTCCGGCGTGGCGTCGGTGGCCACGTCGAAGTCCTTGGGGTGGCCGCCGACCAGCAGGTCGCGCACCGCGCCCCCCACCAGATAGGCCTGGAAGCCGGCATCCCGCAGGCGGTAAAGCACACGCAGCGCGTTCGGGCTGATGTCCTTGCGCGAAATGGTGTGCTGGTCGCGCGGGATGGTTCGCAGAGCGGTGGCGGGCGTAATAGCGGCAGTTCCATGCAGGAGGGTAAAGCGGTCGGCGGGATGGATTGCCCTGAGCCTGACCGCCGCCTATACTAATCCGCTACGCCGGTTTCACCAAAAACGCTCCCTTCGTCTAATGGTTAGGACGTGGCCCTCTCAAGGCTAAAATAGGGGTTCGAGCCCCCTAGGGAGCGCCATCCGGCTGAGGCTGCGGGTTGAGATCCGCAGCATGGTGAACCACCAAGACCCCGCCCCGGCGGGGTTTTGTGTTTGCGGACCCGGGCACGGACGCATTAAAGACGGTTTAATCGCGTCGACCTAGCATGGTCGCCCCACCCTGACGAGGGCCGCCCGTGTCGCGCCTGCTCCTGGTTGAAGACGATCGCATGCTCGGCGACGCGCTAGCCGCCGCGCTGGCGCAGGACGGCTGGTCCATCGACCGCGCCGAGGATGCCGCCGCCGCGCGCCTTGCGCTGGTGGACCACGGCTATACCGCCGTCCTGCTGGACCTGGGCCTGCCCCGCGGGTCCGGCCTGGACGTTCTGGCCGCCCTCCGCCAGCGCTACGACACGACGCCCGTCCTGATCATCACCGCGCGCGACCAGCTGAGCGACCGCGTGCGCGGCCTGGATGCCGGGGCCGACGACTACATCGTCAAACCGTTCGAAGCCGGCGAGCTGGGCGCGCGGCTGCGTGCCGTGGTCCGCCGCACGCAGGGGCGCGTGGCCCCCGTCCTGCGCCATGGCGACATCGTGCTGGATCCGGCCGACCGTTCGGTGCGCCAAGGCGACCGCCCGGTGCGGCTCGGTGTGCACGAGTACCGCACGCTGCTCGCGCTGATGGAACGTCCGGGCCGGGTGATCGCGCGCGAGACGCTGGAGTCGCTCGTCTACGGCGGCGATGGCGCGATCGAAAGCAACACCATCGCGGTGTACATCCACCAGTTGCGCAAGAAGCTGGGCGACGGCGTCATCGCCACCGTGCACGGGTTCGGGTACCGCCTGGGGGACGCCGAATGAGCCATTCCCTCAAGTCCAAACTGCTGCTCGCGGTGATGACACCCCTCGCGCTGGGCTGGGGCTGCTGGCTCGGCGGGCAGCACTTCCAGATGACGCGCCAGCAGAAAGGCCATGACGACCTGTTCCTGCAGGAGGTCAGCGAGCAGATCCTGCTGTCGATGCCCGCCAACCTCACCGCGCTGGGCGATGGGCCGCGCCTGCGCCTGCCGACGCGCCCGAGCGTGGCCGGCCGCAAGTTCGACACCTTGCGCTACCAGGTGTGGATCCTCGGACGCGACAAGCCGGTCGTGCTGTCCGATGGGGCGCCGATCCAGCCGCTGAAGGCGGACTTCAAGCCCGGCTTCATGGTGACCGAGGTGGCCGGCGAACCTTGGCGCGTCTACGCGGTCACCGACGCCGGCGGACGTATCCAGGTGCAGTCCGGCATGTCGTTGTCCGCGATGCGCGCCGAGCTCGCTTACTGGGTGAAGGTCAGCGTGTGGAGCGGGATCGTCATCCTGCTCATCCTCGGGATGACGGTCGGCCTGGCCATCCACTGGAGCCTGCGCCCGATGAACCGGCTGCGCCGCGAGATGGCGCAGCGCGAAGCGCACGACCTCGCCCCCCTGCCCTCCGCCGGCCTGCCGCGCGAGATCCGGCCGCTGGTGGATTCTTTCAATCTCCTGCTGGAGCGCCTGTCCGAGGCGATGCGGGGCGAACGCCAGTTCCTCGCCGACGCCGCACACGAACTGCGTACCCCGTTGGCGGCATTGCTGACCCAGACCCAGGTGGCGCTGCGCGCCGGCTCGCAGGCGGACGCGCGCGCGGCCCTGGAACCGCTGGTCCAGGGCATCCAGCGCACCTCGCGGCTGGCGCAGCAACTGCTGGATTCGGCGCGCGTCGACGCTTCGCCGTTGCGCGAAGAACAGCCGACCGTGCAGCTGCCCGACGTGGTGACGATGGTCGCGCGCGAGTTCGAATCGATGGCGGCGCGGCGCGGGCAGACGATCAGCGTGCATGCGGAGCCCGCCAGCGTGCGTGGCGATCTCGACGACCTCGGCATCCTGGCCCGCAACCTGATCGACAACGCGGTGCGCTACTGCGGCGAGCAGGGCCGCATCGAGATCGCCTGCGGGACCGAAGACGGCGGCCGCACGGCCTGGCTGGCGGTGCGCGACAACGGCCCGGGCGTACCGTCCGAGGAGCGCAACCGGATCTTCGAACGGTTTTTCCGCGGCAGCCACGGCAACGGCGAGCGCGGCAGCGGCATCGGCCTGTCGCTGGTGCAGCGGATCGCGCACGCGCACGAAGCGTCAATCGAGGCGGGCGACGGCATCGCCGGTCGCGGCTTCGGCTGCCGGGTGCGCTTCACCGCCGCACCCGACAACCCGTGACGGCCGATTATTCGGCGCGCCACCACGGCTGCGTGCCTTCGGGCTGGCGGATCGCCAGGGGCGCGCCGATCACGGGCGTGGCGATGTCCACGCCAGCGCCCTGCGAAAGCGAATACAGGGTTTCCATCGGCTCGCTCCACCCGTGGAAGGCCAGGTCGAACGTGCTGTTGTGGATCGGCACCAGCCAGCGCCCGCGCAGGTCCAGGTGCGCCTGCAGGGTCTGCGCCGGCAGCATGTGCACGTCCTGCCAGCGACGGTCGTAGGCACCGCACTCCAGCAGGGTCAGGTCGAAGGGCCCGAAGCGATCGCCGATGGTGCGGAAACCGTCGAAGTAGCCGGTATCGCCACTGAAGAACACCTTGGCGTCGTCCGCCTGGATCACCCACGACGCCCACAGCGTCTTGTTGCGGTCGAACAGCGTACGCCCGGAGAAGTGCTGCGACGGCGTGGCGGTGAACTGCACGCCATCCACGTCCGTGTGCTCCCACCAGTCAAGCTGGCGGATCCGTTCGCGTGGCACGCCCCACCGCACCAGGCGATCGCCGACGCCCAGCGGCGTCAGGAAGACATCCGTCTTCGCCGCAAGCGCGATGACGGTCTCGCGATCCAAGTGATCGTAGTGGTCGTGCGACAGCACTACGGCAGACAGGTGCGGCAGGTCGTCCAGCGACAGCGGCGGCGCATGGAAGCGCTTGGGTCCGGCCCATTGCACCGGCGATGCGCGCTCGGCGAACACCGGATCGGTCAGCCAGAAGCGTCCCTGCAGCTTGAGCAGCACGGTGGAGTGGCCCAGGCGGTACACCGTGCCATCCGGCGCCTGCGCCAGCTGTCCGGGCGACAGCGGCTGCACCTGGATCGCATGTGCGGGCACCGTGCCCTTCGGCTTGCCGCCGACCAGGAAATCCCACCAGAGCTTGCTGGTCTGCCGCCAGCCCAGCGGCTGCGGCTTGCGCTCGTTCTGGAAGCCGTCCTCGCCGTATTGCGGCGACTGGGGGTAGGCGAGCGTGCTGCAGCCCGATGCGCCGGCATACGCCGCCGCCGTGGCCGACACGCAGACCGCGGCGGCCATGCGCCGCCAGCGACGGCGCATCGGTCGCGCCTTCGGTTCGATCAGATCATTCATCGCGCAGGGTCCGCAGGGAGGTCGGGAACACGTACTGGATCATGGTGGCGGCCGCGGCCTGTCCGGGCAGCGCCAACGCGCCTTCCTGCGCCAGCGGCACTTGCCAGCGCAGGTCGATGCAGCCCAGTTCATCGGCCATCGCGCGCGCGGCGTCGAACAGGGCCGAGGCCGCGCCCGAGGGCCGTGCGTCCACCGACACGAACAGCGATTCCAGGTTGAAGTAGTACGCACGGTCGATCATCGAAAACCCGACGGTGCCGAACGCATACCCCTGCGGCACGCCATCGCGCTCGGCGATCCACGCCCACGCGCGCAGCGGCGCTTCGAACAGGGCTTCCATCAGTTCGAGCACGCGGCCGCCGGCGCTGCGCTGGGCACTGGCGCCGGCGGGAAGCTCCGCCATGTGGCGGTCGCAGACCTGCATCAGCGCGGCGGCCTGCGCGCGGGTCACGCGATGGACGCGGACCTGGGGCGCCGGCGCGATGGCACGGATCGCAAGAGGATTGACGGCCGCATCGCGGCGCCGGGGGGATACGGTCAATGACATGGAGATCTCCTCATGAGCAATGCGGGCATCGCCTAGAAGCCGCGCGACACGCCGATGAACAACGACGCCGCCTGGTCCTTGCCTTCTTCCACCAGCGGGCTGTCGCGCAGCGCGTCGGGCAGCGCGCGGTATTCCACGTTGCCGAGCAGCGCCCAGCGTTTCGCGAACGGATGGACGACGGTGACGCTCGCGCGCGGCGTGGTGACCGCGCCCGGGCGGTAGGCGACCACCCCGCGTGCGATTTCCTCGTCGAGCGTGCCGTAGTAGTAGTCGGCCATGTCGTCCGACAGGCGCACTGCGCCCACCGACGGGATCACGTGCGTGCGGCCCCATGTCATCGGATAGCTGTAATCCAGTGCTACGGCGTAGCCGTCGCTGGTGCCGGTGACGTCGCCGCGCACATCGAGTTCCAGCTTGCCGGCCGTGCCTTTCCAGCTGGCGGCCATGCCGATGTCCACACTGTCGTCGCGGTCTTCCAGCAGGTTCCGGTCGACGCCGCGGCGGGCAAGCTCGGCCACGCCGAAATCATCCGCGTCGATGCCGTCCAGCCGGCCGGCGACGAACGCGCGCACTTCGAAACGGTCGTCGGAATGCAGGCGATAGCCGAACGCGGCGCCGCGCAGGTAGAAGCGCTCGCCGTCGTAGGCGATGTTGGGGTAGAGACGCGTGCGCGTGCCTTCGCCGGCGTACTCGCTGTCGCGGTGGACGACGGCCAGGCCTGCGCTCCAGCGCGAGGACACCTGGTCCAGGGCCTTGGCATCGGTCCGTTCGACGACCTGTGCCGTGGCGGACAGGGGAAACAGCAACAACAGGGGCGTGCAGGCGCGCAGCGCACTCATGGGGGCCTCGGGCGGGGGAACCGGGTATCCGGCCACGCCATGCTCCCGCAGGCTCTTTAAGAACTCCTTAAGCCCGTTTCAGAGCTCGATGATGCCCCGGCGGACGGCGATGGTGACCGCATGGGTGCGGTCGTTGGCGGCCAGCTTGGCGAGGATGTTCTTCATGTGCGCCTTCACCGTCTCCTCGGAAATGCGGAGCAGGTGGGCGATGCGCTTGTTGCCGTTGCCGTCGGCGACCTGCCGCAGCACTTCGATCTCGCGCGAGGTCAGCGCATCGTCGGAGGCATGCTCGGCGATACCGGCGGCGATCTCCGGCGGAATGCGGCGACGGCCGGCGTGCACGCTGCGGATGGTGTCCACCAGTTCGCGACGCAACATGCTCTTGAGCAGGTAGCCCGACGCACCGGCCTTGAACGCGCGCAGCGCCTGCGCATCGCCCTGGTACGTGGTCAGGACGACGATCCTCGCATCGGGAAACTCGCGATGGATGGCGCCGATGGCGTCCACCCCGCCCATTTCCGGCATCTGCAGGTCCATCAGGGTGACGTCGGGACGGCACTCCCGGAACACGTGGAGCGCTTCCAGGCCATTGGCGGCCTCGCCCACCAGCTCCATGTCGGACTGGCCTTCGACCACCGCCGCGATGCCTTCGCGCAGCAGGGGATGGTCGTCGACGGTGAGGATGCGGATCGGCATGGGGACGGTCTGGACGGGGGAGCCCGGCGGCGCTGTCGCATCACGATACGGGCGCCTTCCTCGCACAGGCAACTACGCGACGCACGCCCGCTCCCGCCCACCCCCATTCGAGGGAGTCGGAGCCTGCCCCGATAGGGGTTCCTGCACCCGAACTTCGCGCCGCACCATGATCCCTGGCCTGCCCTCCCCCGCACTGCGCTCTGCCGGCAGGCCCTTCCCGCCATCGCCGCTCGAGGACACCGCCGTGGATGCCTCCCCGTCCCTGTTCCTGCACGAGACCGTCGCGCTCCCGCCTGTTCCGTTCGCCATCGCCCCCTGGACCGACCGTGATCCGCAGGCCGCATCGCGCGGCCTCAGCCCACGCGCGCTGGCGCGGGCGCTGGACTACATCGAGCGCCACATCGGCGACACGATCACGCTCGCCGACATCGCCAGCGCCGCCTGCATCAGTCGTTTCCATTTCGCCCGCCTGTTCCGCATCAGCACGGGCCGCAGCCCGATGGAGTTCGTGCTGGCCAAACGGATCGCGCTGGCGAAGGAACAACTCGCGCGCGGACCGCAGAAGATCTCCGCCACGGCGGCCTCGCTGGGCTTCTTCGACCAGAGCCATTTCACCCGCACCTTCCGTCGGATGACCGGCTATTCCCCGCGCGAGTTCTGCCACCTGCACGCGCCGGTAACCCGCACGGCGTGACCCTGCATGCCGCCGCCGCACCGTGCGGTGGCCCCCTACCCCAGGAGTTCCGCGATGGCCAAGGTCCTGATCCTCTACTACTCCGCCTACGGGCACATCGAGACCATGGCGAATGCCGTGGCCGAGGGCGTGCGCGCCGGCGGCGCCAGCGTCGACATCAAGCGCGTGCCGGAACTGGTGCCGGAGGACGTGGCGAAGAAATCGCACTACAAGCTCGATCAGCCCGCACCGGTGGCCACCATCGCCGAACTCGCCGACTACGACGCCATCATCGTCGGCACCGGCACGCGCTTCGGCCGGATGGCCTCGCAGATGGCCAACTTCCTGGACCAGGCGGGCGGCCTGTGGGCCAAGGGCGCCCTGCACGGCAAGGTGGGCGCGGCGTTCACCTCGACCGCCACCCAGCATGGCGGCCAGGAAACCACGCTGTTCTCCATCATCACCAACCTGCTGCACTTCGGCATGGTGATCGTCGGGCTGGACTACGGCTTCGCCGGGCAGATGAAACTCGACGAAGTGACCGGCGGTTCGCCCTACGGCACCACCACGATCGCCGGTGGCGACGGCTCGCGCCAGCCCACCCAGAACGAGTTGGACGCCGCCCGCTACCAGGGTCGCCGGGTCGCCGAGACCGCGATCAAGCTGCACGGATGACGGCCGCGGGCAGCGCGCACGCCGATGCAAGCCGGCGTGCGTGTCGGCGCGCGACAGTGGCGCGATTTCTCCTTCAAGCCTGGAGCCCGACATGCCTACCGCCTCCCCCGCCGCCGGCAAGACCCTGCTGACGCCCACCGACCACACGCTGATCCTGATCGACCACCAATCGCAGATGGCGTTCGCCACGCACTCCATCGACGTCGCCATGCTGCGCAACAACGTCGCGCTCGTCGCCAAGGGCGCGGCCGGCTTCGGTGTATCGACGCTGCTGACGACCGTGGCCGAGAAATCCTTCTCCGGCCCGCTGTTCCCGGAAATCCCGGAAGCCTTTCCCAACGCGAACGTGCTCGACCGCACCACCATGAACTGCTGGGAAGATGCCGCCGTCATCGCCGCAGTGAATGCGTCCGGCAAGGGCCGCGTGGTGCTCGGCGGCCTGTGGACCAGCGTCTGCATCGTCGGGCCGGCGCTGTCCGCGCTCGACCAAGGTTTCGAGGTCTACGTGATCGCCGACGCTTGCGGCGACGTCACCGCCGAAGCGCACGAACGCGCGATGCAGCGCATGATCCAGGCCGGCGTACGGCCGCTGACCAGCGTGCAGTACCTGCTGGAACTGCAGCGCGACTGGGGTCGCAGCGCGACCTACGACCTCACCACCGGCATCGCCAAGCTGCACGGCGGCGGCTACGGCCTGGGCATCCAGTACGCCAAGAGCATGTTCGGCGCCTCCGAAGGCGGCCACTGACGGGGCGCGGCGATGGTCGCCCATGCCGCGTCTTTCGAACGCCCGCACGCCACGTCGGCCGGGCTGCTGATCCTGCGCCTGGCCGCAGGCGGCTTCCTGCTGCCGCATGGGCTGGGCAAGCTGCTGGGCTGGTTCGGCGGGCCCGGCATCGCCGGGTTCGCAGCCGAACTCCAGCACTTCGGCCTGCCCTCTGCAGCACCGTTGCCGTTGCTGCTTGCCGCGCTGCAGACCGCTCTCGGTCTGTTGGTCGTCGTCGGTGCGTTCACGCGCATCGCGGCGCTGGGCTCGGCGGCGTTCCTCGGCGTCACCGTCGCCTTGAACCTGTCGCATGGCTGGTTCTGGATGCACGGCGGCATCGAGTATCCGGTGCTGTGGTTGCTCGCCAACCTCGCGGTCGCGCTGACCGGCCCAGGTGCCCTGTCCTTCGATGCCTTGCGCACGTCGCGCGCACGGAACGCGCATGGCCGTTGACGATACGCGCCGCCACCTGCTGAAGACCGTGGCGGCCGCCGCCACGCTCGCGGCGCTGCCCCGCGACGCCCGCTCCGGAGAATCCCGCATGGCCGACCTGATCCTGCGCAATGCGCGCATCACCACGCTGGATGCGGCGCAACCTTCGGCCAGCGCGATCGCCTTCGCCGACGGACGCGTACTGGCAGTGGGCGACGAGGTCCACGTGATGGCGCACGCCCGCGACGCCACCCGCGTGATCGACGCCGGTGGCCGCCGGCTGGTGCCGGGCCTCAACGACAGCCACACCCATCTGATCCGCGGCGGCCTGAACTACAACCTGGAACTGCGCTGGGACGGCGTGCGCTCGCTTGCCGATGCCATGGCGATGCTGAAGGCGCAGGTCGCCGTCACCCCGGCGCCGCAATGGGTGCGCGTGGTGGGTGGCTTCAGCGAATCGCAGTTCGCCGAGAAACGTCTGCCGACGCTGGAGGAGTTGAATGCCGCCGCGCCCGATACGCCGGTCTTCATCCTGCACCTGTACGACCGCGCCCTGCTCAACCGCGCCGCGCTGCGCGCGGCGGGCTACACGAAAGACACGCCGAACCCGCCCGGCGGCGAGATCCAGCGCGACAAGGCCGGCAATCCCACCGGCTTGCTGCTGGCCAAACCCAATGCATTGATCCTGTACGCCACGCTGGCGATGGGTCCCAGGCTGCCGGCGGAGTATCAGCTCAACTCCACCCGGCATTTCATGCGCGAACTCAACCGGCTGGGCATCACCTCGGTGATCGACGCCGGCGGCGGTTTCCAGAATTACCCGGAGGACTACCGGATCATCGAGCAGTTGCATGCCGACGGGCAGCTGACGGTGCGCATCGCCTACAACCTCTTCACCCAGAAGAAGGGCGAGGAACTGGCCGACTTCCAGCGTTGGTCGACGATGGTCAAGCCCGGCCACGGCGACGACCTGCTGCGCCATAACGGCGCCGGCGAAATGCTGGTGTTCTCGGCAGCGGACTTCGAGGATTTCCGCGAGCCACGCCCCGACCTGCCGTCGACGCTGGAAGGCGAACTGGCGAACGTGGTGCGCTTCCTCGCCGAACAGCGCTGGCCGTTCCGCATCCATGCCACCTACGACGAGAGCATCACCCGCGTGCTCGACGTCTACGAGCAGGTGAACCGCGAGGTGCCATTCGACGGACTGCACTGGATCGTCGATCATGCGGAAACCATCTCGCCACGCAACATCGATCGCGTGCGCGCGCTCGGCGGCGGCATCGCCATCCAGCACCGCATGGCTTACCAAGGCGAGTTTTTCGCAGCGCGCTACGGCAAGGACGCGCTGCGGCACACGCCGCCGGTGCGGCGAATGCTGCAGGCTGGCGTTCCCGTGGGCGCCGGCACCGACGCCACCCGCGTCGCCAGCTACAACCCGTGGGTGGCGCTGTACTGGCTGGTCAGCGGGCGCACGCTCGGCGGCCTGAAGATGTACGGCGACGACAACCGGCTGGAGCGCGAGGAAGCGCTGCAGGTGTGGACGCACGGCAGCGCGTGGTTCTCGACCGAGCAGGACCGCAAGGGGCGGCTGGCGCCCGGCCAGTTCGCCGATTGCGCGCTGTTGTCGGCCGACTATTTCGCCGTCGCCGAGGAGGACATCCCCGACATCACCAGCATGCTGACGGTGGTGGGTGGCCGCATCGTGCATGGCGCCGGGCCGTTCGCCCCGCACGCGCCCGCGCTGCCCGCGCCGATGCCCGACTGGTCGCCGGTCAACCGCTTCGGCGGTTACCAGGGCGGCACGCTCGCACAAGCCAGTGCGGCGCTGGCGCAGGCACACGGTCCGGCGTGCCGTGTACACACGCACGACCACGCCGGCCACCACCATGCCGTACACCACACCGTGCCGACGCGCGACCTGCAGGCGTTCTGGGGCACGCTCGGCTGTGCGTGCTTCGCGTTCTGACCATGTCCGCGCCCGCTGCGAACGGCCCCTGGTCCCCGCTCGGACAGCCGACCTTCCGCGCGCTCTGGCTCGCCATCCTGGTCGGCAACGTCGGCACGTGGATCCACGATGTCGCCGCCGCATGGGTCATGGCCGAAACGACGAACTCGCCGCTGATGGTTGCCGCCGTGCAGTCTGCGACCACCTTGCCCGTCGTCGTGTTGGCCATCGTCGCCGGCACGCTGGCCGACATCGTGGACCGGCGCCGCTACCTGATCCTGGCGCAGCTGTGGATGCTGCTGGTCGCCAGCACGCTGGCCGTGCTCGCGCACATGGACCGGCTGGGCCCGTGGATGCTGGTCGCGCTGACGTTCGCGCTCGGCATCGGCGCGGCGATGGCGATGCCGGCGCAACAGGCCACCACGCCGGAACTCGTGCCGAAGCCGATGCTGGGACCGGCGGTCGCATTGGGTTCGCTGAGCATGAACATCGCGCGCGCCATCGGGCCGGCGCTGGGCGGGCTGATCGTCGCGCAGGCCGGCATCGCGTGGGCGTTCGCCGTCAACGCGCTGACCTTCTGCGGCGTGGCCGTGGTGCTGTGGCGCTGGCGCCGCGCGCCGACCGCATCGGTGTTGCCGCCGGAGACCTTCGGCGTCGCCCTGCGCGCGGGGTTGCGCTACGCCACGCGCGCCAGTGTGCTGCAGGCGGTATTGGTGAAGGCCGCGTGGTTCTTCACCTTCGCCAGTGCGTTGACGGCGCTGTTGCCCATCGTGGTGAAGCAGGATCTGCACGCCAGCGCCGGCACTTACGGTCTGCTGCTGGGCTGCATCGGCGCGGGCGCCATCGGCGGGGCGATGCTGCTGCCAGGGTTGCGCACGCGCGTGGATCCGGACCGCATGGTGCTGTGGGCGACCCTGGCCTACGCCGGCTGCATCCTCGCCATCGCCCTGCTGCGCTGGGTGCCGGTGCTGTACAGCGTCGCCCTGCTCGCGGGTTTCGCTTGGATCGCCGTGCTCTCCTCGCTGCAGATCGCTGCGCAGACCGCGGTCCCGGCCTGGGTCCGTGCGCGTGCGCTCTCGTTGTACATCGTGGTGTTTTCCGGCGGCATGGCGGCCGGCAGCCTGGGTTGGGGCTGGCTGGCGCAGCAGTTCGGCACGCCGCATGCGCTGCTGGCGGCCGCGATAGGAACGGCGGTGGCGGCGATCGCAGGCGCGCGCTTCCGCCTGGGCGACGCCGCGCGCGTCAACGTCACGCCATCGGGCCACTGGCCGCAGCCGGTGGTCGCCGCGGACCTGCACGACGACCGAGGGCCGGTGCTGGTGACGATCGAGTACCGCGTCGACCCGGCCCGCCGCCAGGATTTCCTGCATCGCCTGCAACCGCTCGGGCACGCGCGTCGCCGCAACGGCGCGCTGCAATGGGGCGTGGCCGAGGACAGCACGCAATCGGGCGTGTACCTGGAATATTTCGTCGACGCGTCGTGGCGCGAGCATCTGCGCCAGCACGAACGCGTGACCGAAGACGAGCGCGCCCTCCAGGACGCGCTGCTGGAGACGCTCGCCGATCCCACCCAGCGCCCGCAGGTACGCCACTTCATCGGCGGCGCGCCGGGCACGGCGCCACCGGACGCGCCGTCGACGCATGAGGGCCTGGCATGAACGGGAAATTCGTCGCCGGGCTCCTGCTGGGCTTCGGCATCGGTTTCGGATGCCGCGCCTTCGGCGTGCCGGTGCCCGCACCGCCGGTGCTCGTCGGCGCCCTGCTGGTGGTGGCGATGACCAGCGGCTACATGCTGGCCGACCGTGCGCTCACCCGACGCGAAGCGCAGCATCGACGCGATTGCGGCGGCCCCACCGGGCAGACCTCGCGAAGCGACCCGCCATGATCACCGCGCTCGTCGGCATCGCGCTCGCCCTCGCCATCGGCATCGCCTGCCGCTGGCTCGACATCCCGGTGCCCGCGCCGCCGCGCCTGCAGGGCGCGTTGCTGGTGGTGGCGATGACGGCGGGTTTCCTGGCCGCGGACCGGCTGCTCGGCTGACGGCCACCCGCAAACGAAGAAGGGCGCGACAAGCGCGCCCTTCGATTCGCCGCGTGGCGATGTTTACTGCATCGTCGGCAGGTCGAACACCAGCACTTCGGCGGCGATGCCGCGCTCGATGCTGACCAGCGGCTCGCCGCGGTACATCAGCGCATCGCCGGCCTTCAACGCCTGCCCGTTGACGGTCGCTTCGCCGCGCGCGATGTGCACGTAGCCGAGCCGACCTTCGGCCAGGCGCAGTTCCGCCTTCTCGCTGCCATCGAACAGGCCCACGTACATGCGGGCATCCTGGTGGATGCTCACCGAGCCGTCGGCGCCGTCGGGACTGATGGCCAGGCGCAGGCGGCCCTGCTTGTCGGTGGCCGGGAAGGACTTCTCCTCGTACGACGGCGTCACGCCCTGGCGGTCGGGAATGATCCAGATCTGCAGGAAATGCGTGGTGCCCGAGTCGCTGTAGTTGAACTCCGAGTGCTGCACGCCGGTGCCCGCGCTCATGCGCTGCACGTCGCCCGGCACGATGCTCGAGCTGTTGCCCATCGAATCCTTGTGGCCCAGCGCGCCTTCCAGCACGTAGCTGATGATCTCCATGTCGCGATGGCCGTGCTCGCCGAACCCGCGGCCGGCGGCCACGCGATCCTCGTTGATCACGCGCAGGGGGCCCCAGTGCACGTGCTTGTCGTCGAAGTAGTTCGCGAAGGAGAAGCTGTGCCAGGAATCCAGCCAGCCGTGGTTGGCATGGCCGCGCTCGTGGGCAGGACGCAGGGTGATCATGGCGGGAACTCCTTCAGTGGTGGACGTGGCGCACAGCATGATCTTCGACATAAATGGAATAAATAAGTCAATAACTAACTGATTGTTCCATTTATGTGATGCATGGCTGCCGAACCATGCCAGCGACCACCCTGCCCGATCTCGACGCGCCGTGTCGTGGAGGTCCGTGCGCGGCACGCGGCCATCTTCGGTGGCGCGCCATCGCGTCGCAGTGAACGCGCACGACGCCGCGGACG contains the following coding sequences:
- a CDS encoding hydrolase encodes the protein MPTASPAAGKTLLTPTDHTLILIDHQSQMAFATHSIDVAMLRNNVALVAKGAAGFGVSTLLTTVAEKSFSGPLFPEIPEAFPNANVLDRTTMNCWEDAAVIAAVNASGKGRVVLGGLWTSVCIVGPALSALDQGFEVYVIADACGDVTAEAHERAMQRMIQAGVRPLTSVQYLLELQRDWGRSATYDLTTGIAKLHGGGYGLGIQYAKSMFGASEGGH
- a CDS encoding DoxX family protein, with the protein product MVAHAASFERPHATSAGLLILRLAAGGFLLPHGLGKLLGWFGGPGIAGFAAELQHFGLPSAAPLPLLLAALQTALGLLVVVGAFTRIAALGSAAFLGVTVALNLSHGWFWMHGGIEYPVLWLLANLAVALTGPGALSFDALRTSRARNAHGR
- a CDS encoding amidohydrolase, whose amino-acid sequence is MADLILRNARITTLDAAQPSASAIAFADGRVLAVGDEVHVMAHARDATRVIDAGGRRLVPGLNDSHTHLIRGGLNYNLELRWDGVRSLADAMAMLKAQVAVTPAPQWVRVVGGFSESQFAEKRLPTLEELNAAAPDTPVFILHLYDRALLNRAALRAAGYTKDTPNPPGGEIQRDKAGNPTGLLLAKPNALILYATLAMGPRLPAEYQLNSTRHFMRELNRLGITSVIDAGGGFQNYPEDYRIIEQLHADGQLTVRIAYNLFTQKKGEELADFQRWSTMVKPGHGDDLLRHNGAGEMLVFSAADFEDFREPRPDLPSTLEGELANVVRFLAEQRWPFRIHATYDESITRVLDVYEQVNREVPFDGLHWIVDHAETISPRNIDRVRALGGGIAIQHRMAYQGEFFAARYGKDALRHTPPVRRMLQAGVPVGAGTDATRVASYNPWVALYWLVSGRTLGGLKMYGDDNRLEREEALQVWTHGSAWFSTEQDRKGRLAPGQFADCALLSADYFAVAEEDIPDITSMLTVVGGRIVHGAGPFAPHAPALPAPMPDWSPVNRFGGYQGGTLAQASAALAQAHGPACRVHTHDHAGHHHAVHHTVPTRDLQAFWGTLGCACFAF
- a CDS encoding MFS transporter, whose protein sequence is MTMSAPAANGPWSPLGQPTFRALWLAILVGNVGTWIHDVAAAWVMAETTNSPLMVAAVQSATTLPVVVLAIVAGTLADIVDRRRYLILAQLWMLLVASTLAVLAHMDRLGPWMLVALTFALGIGAAMAMPAQQATTPELVPKPMLGPAVALGSLSMNIARAIGPALGGLIVAQAGIAWAFAVNALTFCGVAVVLWRWRRAPTASVLPPETFGVALRAGLRYATRASVLQAVLVKAAWFFTFASALTALLPIVVKQDLHASAGTYGLLLGCIGAGAIGGAMLLPGLRTRVDPDRMVLWATLAYAGCILAIALLRWVPVLYSVALLAGFAWIAVLSSLQIAAQTAVPAWVRARALSLYIVVFSGGMAAGSLGWGWLAQQFGTPHALLAAAIGTAVAAIAGARFRLGDAARVNVTPSGHWPQPVVAADLHDDRGPVLVTIEYRVDPARRQDFLHRLQPLGHARRRNGALQWGVAEDSTQSGVYLEYFVDASWREHLRQHERVTEDERALQDALLETLADPTQRPQVRHFIGGAPGTAPPDAPSTHEGLA
- a CDS encoding XapX domain-containing protein, encoding MNGKFVAGLLLGFGIGFGCRAFGVPVPAPPVLVGALLVVAMTSGYMLADRALTRREAQHRRDCGGPTGQTSRSDPP
- a CDS encoding DUF1427 family protein, with the protein product MITALVGIALALAIGIACRWLDIPVPAPPRLQGALLVVAMTAGFLAADRLLG
- a CDS encoding pirin family protein; protein product: MITLRPAHERGHANHGWLDSWHSFSFANYFDDKHVHWGPLRVINEDRVAAGRGFGEHGHRDMEIISYVLEGALGHKDSMGNSSSIVPGDVQRMSAGTGVQHSEFNYSDSGTTHFLQIWIIPDRQGVTPSYEEKSFPATDKQGRLRLAISPDGADGSVSIHQDARMYVGLFDGSEKAELRLAEGRLGYVHIARGEATVNGQALKAGDALMYRGEPLVSIERGIAAEVLVFDLPTMQ